Within the Atribacterota bacterium genome, the region TTCCTCATCCTGTCTTTTAATAAATTTCATGTGACTTAATATCTCTAAAGCTGCCTCTAATTCTGTGTTATCTATCCCCATTTCATTAATTATTTCTCTGATTATCTGTTCAGTGACATAATGTCTCTCATATATTTTATATAAAACATCCTTGCTATTTTGAACCAAAAAATTATCAGCAAAAAGAAATAGCCACTTAATGCTCTCTTGTCTGGTTTTTTGATATTGCTCTAATGCACGGGAAATATCGTTCTCCTGTAATTTCTTTTCTTCCTTTTCCAAATTAATTTTTTCCATCCAGGCCAATACTGTCCCGGATATTGCTTCCTGAAATTCTTGTTCATTGTTCAGTATTTCAGGCAAAACTCTATGTTTTTGCTGTGGTGTACCTGGTATAAATAAAGAGCCTTTGATGTATTGATTAAGAAAAATATAAATTTCTTCCTGAAATAAAAAAACTACACAGAAAGAGCAGATGAAAAAAAACCCGACCCAGGAATTAGTCAATTGCACTAAACCACCATTAACAGGCCACCATATTATACTAATCAGTAGTATTAAAAAACCAAGAGCAAAATAAGGTAATGCTGTTAAAACAATTTTTCGCATTTATATATCCTGTAATAATAAAAAATTAAAAAACTTACCCCTTATATAATTTTAAATTAAAATTCATTTAGTACTTCTAAAATAGCAGGCAGATATGCCGGTAAGTCTTTGGGTGAACGCGATGTTACCAGATGATGATCTATAACTACCTCTTTGTCCAGATAATTTGCCCCGGCATTTATCATATCATCTTTAATAGAAAAAAAGCATGTTACATCCTTGTCATTTAATATACCTGCAGATATTAAAACCCAGCCAGCATGGCAGATTGCTGCAACAAGTCCATCTTTTTCAAATATTTTTCGTACAAAATTTACTATTTTTGAATGGCGTCTTAAGTAATCTGGGGCATATCCACCGGGAATAACTACTCCAATATACTCTTCTGCTTTTGCATCCTCAATAGCCAAATCTGCCTCAACCGGAAATCCATGTTTACTGAGATAAGTCTTTTTTTCAGGAGCTATAATATCAACACCATAACCTGCTTCTCTTAATCGATAATAAGGATACCATAATTCAGGATCTTCATATAGTTGTTCTGCCAAAATAGCAATTTTTTGTGAACTTTTCATTTTAAGTCCTCCTAAACCATATTATATAAATTTAAAGAATATTTAAATATTTTGATAGTAAAAATATTTAAGGTCGGGGCGAGAGGATTTGAACCTCCGACCTCTTGGTCCCGAACCAAGCGCGCGTACCAAACTGCGCTACGCCCCGAACAGTTATTTATTATATCATAGCTGCCTATTTTAATTCCAATATAAATTTTATCCTTACAGCAATAATAGAAGCTATTAATACTTTCAATATATCACCTATTAAAAATGGCATAACTCCTACCATTATGGACTCTTTTATTCCTATTTGAGTTATTAACGACAATTGAGGTATTCCTATTAAATAATAAATAAGCGCTCCCAATAAGCCTGTAATAAAGTAATATAATATATTTATTTTTCTGCAGTTTTCAATAATTTTACCGACAATATAAGAAGAAACAACAAATCCGAATAAGAATCCACCTGTAGGGCCGAATAATATGCCCAACCCACCTTTAAATCCTGAAAAAACCGGTAAGCCTATCGCACCCAAAAATATATATAGTAATTGGCTGATGGCGCCATTTTTACTCCCTAAAACCATTCCGGACAAAAGGACAAACAAGGATTGCAAACTTATTGGAACCGGGCTAAAAGGAATTGACAAAAAAGCACCAATCACAGTTAGAGCAGAAAACATTGATATAGCTGTCATATTATGTATATTAATTTTATCTTTACCCATTTAACCTTGTTCGCTAATATAATTTTTATGTTTAAAAGTTAAATTTTATAATTAAATCTATTAATATATGTAATGATTTAATTATAAATTATTATCAATATATACAGTTAATTTGCCCAGACAATTGACATAACTGCCGTATTCGTTATCATACCAGCCAAATAAAGTAGAATGAGTCACCGGTATATTAACTATATGATCTGCTTCTAAACCAATTTTACCTAACATCTCGGGATTAAGGTTAATAAAACCGGTCCTGGTATGTGTATCATGACCTTCTATTATAACTGCAAAAGGCTTTCCTTTTAAATCAGATGAAATGTTTTGCTCTTCACTGAAACATAAAAGGTTTTTTTGTTCTCCATTTGCGGTTGCTTTGTATAGACTATTTAAAAATTCTCTATCTATTGCTGAGTTACCGTCTTTGTTTAAGTACTCTTGAAATGTAAGGTTAAGTATAATCAAGGAAACAGTATCAATTGGGATACGGACAGAATCTGCCATAAACCCAACTCTTTTAACTTCCGGTAAAACCTTGTCCAATGTACTTGCCGCTCCGGTAGAAGAAAGGATTATGTTGTTAAAAACCATACGATTTTTGCGTAAATCAGATTCATAGGCCTTTGGTAGAGAATCAAGTACATTTTGACTATTAGTGGCAGCATGAATTGTTGACAATGAAGCAGTTAGAATGTTTCTGGTTTCTCTTCTTTCTAATAACGGCTTTACCATATGAGCCAAAGCAGTTGTAGTGCATGATGCCCCGGAAATAATATTGTCTTTCTCTTTATTAAATGAAGTGTGGTTAATGCCATAGATAAGAGTATTGCAATCCTCAGGAATTTCTTTAGTCTTATCCTTTATCTTGAATGGGGCACTATTAATAACTTTCCAGGCTCCAGCGGTTAAATGGCCTTTAAGGCTTCCCTTCGGATTATCATCAGGAATAGTAGGGTCATTAAAAGCCCCGGTAGTGTCAACTACAAGTTTGACTCCATTTTTTTTCCATTCTATATCTTTAGGATTCCTCGCTTTACACAATATTTTTACTGGTTTACCAAATATCTCCAAAAGGTTTTCATCCTTATCAATTATTTTCACATCTTTTTTACCATTTGATCCATATAAAAATCTTTCAATAGGGCCATATGTAGAATCAGTCGCTATCAGATGGGCAATATCCTCAAGTTTTTTCCCAACCGGTCTTCCTACATTTATGATAAACCCATCAAAGTGATTCTCATTTATTTGATACCATAATGTTAACTTTCCAATTCTT harbors:
- a CDS encoding type 1 glutamine amidotransferase; this encodes MKSSQKIAILAEQLYEDPELWYPYYRLREAGYGVDIIAPEKKTYLSKHGFPVEADLAIEDAKAEEYIGVVIPGGYAPDYLRRHSKIVNFVRKIFEKDGLVAAICHAGWVLISAGILNDKDVTCFFSIKDDMINAGANYLDKEVVIDHHLVTSRSPKDLPAYLPAILEVLNEF
- a CDS encoding biotin transporter BioY, producing the protein MGKDKINIHNMTAISMFSALTVIGAFLSIPFSPVPISLQSLFVLLSGMVLGSKNGAISQLLYIFLGAIGLPVFSGFKGGLGILFGPTGGFLFGFVVSSYIVGKIIENCRKINILYYFITGLLGALIYYLIGIPQLSLITQIGIKESIMVGVMPFLIGDILKVLIASIIAVRIKFILELK
- a CDS encoding glyceraldehyde 3-phosphate dehydrogenase NAD-binding domain-containing protein; the protein is MNLSFTKRSLGINGLGRIGKLTLWYQINENHFDGFIINVGRPVGKKLEDIAHLIATDSTYGPIERFLYGSNGKKDVKIIDKDENLLEIFGKPVKILCKARNPKDIEWKKNGVKLVVDTTGAFNDPTIPDDNPKGSLKGHLTAGAWKVINSAPFKIKDKTKEIPEDCNTLIYGINHTSFNKEKDNIISGASCTTTALAHMVKPLLERRETRNILTASLSTIHAATNSQNVLDSLPKAYESDLRKNRMVFNNIILSSTGAASTLDKVLPEVKRVGFMADSVRIPIDTVSLIILNLTFQEYLNKDGNSAIDREFLNSLYKATANGEQKNLLCFSEEQNISSDLKGKPFAVIIEGHDTHTRTGFINLNPEMLGKIGLEADHIVNIPVTHSTLFGWYDNEYGSYVNCLGKLTVYIDNNL